In one window of Candidatus Polarisedimenticolia bacterium DNA:
- a CDS encoding F0F1 ATP synthase subunit epsilon, producing MLPEKIQLDIVSPERAVVSEAVDEVILPGYDGYLGVRPGHAPLLTTLKIGEITIRKGRETKHLAVSWGFAEILGDRVSILAETAEKAEEIDLPRAERARDRALKEMKSADPDVDFRRAEVALEKALIRIQVASKAGAASLGEI from the coding sequence TTGCTCCCGGAGAAGATCCAGCTCGACATCGTGTCACCTGAGCGGGCGGTCGTCAGCGAGGCGGTGGACGAGGTCATCCTCCCCGGCTACGACGGCTATCTTGGCGTGCGTCCCGGCCATGCCCCGCTGCTGACCACCCTGAAAATCGGCGAGATCACGATCCGCAAGGGGCGCGAAACGAAGCACCTGGCGGTGTCCTGGGGCTTCGCGGAGATCCTGGGGGACCGCGTCTCGATCCTGGCCGAGACGGCGGAGAAGGCCGAAGAGATCGATCTTCCCCGGGCGGAGCGGGCGCGCGACCGGGCCTTGAAGGAGATGAAGAGCGCCGATCCCGACGTCGACTTCCGCCGGGCGGAGGTGGCGCTGGAGAAGGCCTTGATCCGGATCCAGGT
- the atpD gene encoding F0F1 ATP synthase subunit beta has protein sequence MNKGKIVRIVGPVIDIEYPEGHLPAILSAVRIQGKAAPEAPELDVTAEVAQHLGENRVRCVAMEPTEGMVRGMEAIDTGGPITVPVGRETLGRVMNVLGKPVDEKGPINAKESWPIHREPPPFEEQSTSITMFETGIKVIDLLEPYMKGGKTGLFGGAGVGKTVLIQELINNVAMKHGGFSVFAGVGERTREGNDLWLEFQESGVIVPGNTEKSKASLIYGQMTEPPGARLRVGLTGLTVAEYFRDKEGQDVLLFIDNIFRFTQAGSEVSALLGRMPSAVGYQPTLATEMGELQERITSTTRGSITSVQAIYVPADDYTDPAPATTFAHLDASTNLSRKISELGIYPAVDPLASTSRILDPRILGDEHYNTARSVQSVLQRYKELQDIIAILGIDELSEDDKITVARARKIQKFLSQPFFVAEQFTGIPGRYVPIAESIRGFKEIVAGKHDDVPEQAFYLVGTIDEVLEKAEKMKSAA, from the coding sequence ATGAACAAGGGAAAGATCGTCCGAATCGTCGGCCCGGTCATCGACATCGAGTACCCGGAGGGGCACCTGCCGGCGATTCTCAGCGCGGTGCGCATCCAGGGGAAGGCCGCGCCCGAGGCGCCCGAGCTGGACGTGACGGCGGAAGTGGCGCAGCACCTGGGCGAGAACCGCGTGCGCTGCGTGGCGATGGAGCCCACCGAGGGGATGGTCCGCGGCATGGAGGCGATCGACACGGGCGGGCCGATCACCGTGCCGGTCGGCCGGGAGACGCTCGGGCGCGTGATGAACGTCCTGGGCAAGCCGGTGGACGAGAAGGGTCCGATCAATGCGAAGGAGAGCTGGCCGATCCACCGCGAGCCGCCCCCTTTTGAGGAGCAGTCCACCTCCATCACCATGTTCGAGACCGGGATCAAGGTCATCGACCTGCTGGAGCCCTACATGAAGGGGGGCAAGACCGGCCTGTTCGGCGGCGCCGGCGTCGGCAAGACCGTCCTGATCCAGGAGCTGATCAACAACGTCGCGATGAAGCACGGAGGATTCTCCGTGTTCGCCGGCGTGGGGGAGCGGACACGCGAGGGGAACGACCTCTGGCTCGAGTTCCAGGAGTCGGGCGTCATCGTCCCCGGCAACACCGAGAAGTCGAAAGCCTCGCTGATCTACGGGCAGATGACCGAGCCGCCCGGGGCGCGCCTGCGGGTCGGCCTGACGGGGCTCACCGTGGCCGAGTACTTCCGCGACAAGGAAGGCCAGGACGTGCTGCTGTTCATCGACAACATCTTCCGCTTCACGCAGGCCGGCTCCGAAGTCTCGGCGCTGCTGGGACGCATGCCCTCGGCGGTCGGCTACCAGCCGACGCTGGCGACGGAGATGGGCGAGCTGCAGGAGCGCATCACCTCCACCACGCGCGGATCGATCACCTCGGTGCAGGCGATCTACGTCCCGGCGGACGACTACACCGATCCGGCGCCGGCCACCACCTTCGCCCACCTGGACGCGTCGACGAACCTGTCGCGCAAGATATCCGAGCTGGGGATCTACCCGGCGGTCGACCCGCTCGCCTCCACCTCGCGCATCCTGGACCCGCGCATCCTCGGCGACGAGCACTACAACACGGCGCGCTCGGTGCAGTCGGTCCTGCAGCGCTACAAGGAGTTGCAGGACATCATCGCGATTCTCGGCATCGACGAGCTGTCGGAGGACGACAAGATCACCGTGGCCCGGGCCCGCAAGATCCAGAAGTTCCTGTCGCAGCCCTTCTTCGTGGCCGAGCAGTTCACCGGGATTCCCGGCAGGTATGTCCCGATCGCCGAGAGCATCCGCGGCTTCAAGGAGATCGTCGCCGGCAAGCACGACGACGTCCCCGAGCAGGCCTTCTATCTCGTCGGGACGATCGACGAGGTCCTGGAGAAGGCCGAGAAGATGAAGTCGGCGGCCTAG
- the atpG gene encoding ATP synthase F1 subunit gamma, with protein MPNLRDIRTRIRSIKNTQQLTYTMKLVSATKLRRAQEQILAARPYARRMLQVLNSLATRAQPESHPLLKRREENKVEVVIITSDRGLCGGFNANILKAGKAELERLHAKDVSVTAVGKKGRDFLRRRRVPMRRELVDVFRKISYAHAAELARDLIQRYVSLERDAIYLVYNEFKSAIQQRVVVEKLLPIEKLPEEEKLLPVDYLYEPSQAEIFSQLLPKHVEVQLYRALLESAAAEHGARMAAMDAATNNAGELIESLTLNMNKVRQAGITKEILEVVAGAAALE; from the coding sequence GTGCCCAACCTGCGCGACATCCGGACGCGCATCCGGAGCATCAAGAACACCCAGCAGCTCACCTACACGATGAAGCTCGTGTCGGCCACCAAGCTGCGCCGGGCGCAGGAGCAGATCCTGGCGGCCCGCCCCTACGCGCGGCGCATGCTCCAGGTGCTGAACAGCCTGGCCACCCGCGCCCAGCCCGAGAGTCATCCTCTGCTGAAGCGGCGCGAGGAGAACAAGGTGGAGGTGGTGATCATCACTTCCGACCGCGGGCTGTGCGGCGGCTTCAACGCCAACATTCTCAAGGCGGGGAAGGCCGAGCTCGAGCGACTGCATGCGAAGGACGTATCGGTGACGGCGGTGGGGAAGAAGGGGAGGGATTTCCTGCGGCGCCGGCGCGTCCCGATGCGGCGCGAGCTCGTCGACGTCTTCCGCAAGATCTCCTACGCCCACGCGGCGGAGCTGGCGCGCGACTTGATCCAACGCTACGTCTCGCTCGAGCGCGACGCGATCTACCTCGTGTACAACGAGTTCAAATCGGCCATCCAGCAGCGCGTGGTGGTGGAGAAGCTCCTGCCGATCGAGAAGCTTCCCGAGGAGGAGAAGCTGCTGCCGGTGGACTACCTGTACGAGCCCAGCCAAGCGGAGATCTTCAGCCAGCTGCTCCCTAAGCACGTGGAGGTGCAGCTCTACCGGGCGCTGCTCGAGTCGGCGGCGGCCGAGCACGGGGCGCGGATGGCGGCGATGGACGCGGCGACCAACAATGCCGGCGAGCTGATCGAGTCGCTGACGCTGAACATGAACAAGGTGAGGCAGGCCGGGATCACGAAGGAGATCCTGGAAGTGGTGGCCGGCGCCGCCGCGTTGGAATGA